Proteins encoded by one window of Phytohabitans houttuyneae:
- a CDS encoding aldo/keto reductase, with amino-acid sequence MEYTNLGRTGLSVSRLCLGTMNFGPHTSEPDSFTVMDRALEHGINFFDTANVYGGKAGEGVTEQIIGRWIAQGGGRREKVVLATKVYGRMGDWPNERGLSARHIVRSAEDSLRRLQTDWIDLLQMHHISRETPWEEIWQAMQTLVDQGKVLYVGSSNFAGWHLAQAQETASARHFLGLVSEQCLYNLLTRHVELELVPAAQRYGIGIIPWSPLHGGLLGGAIRKIAEGGAARAKSGRAADSLAEHRATIEAYEKLAADLGYDPANVALAWLLSRPGVTAPIIGPRTAEQLDASLGALDVVLTDDVLTQLDELFPPVGNGGPAPEAWAW; translated from the coding sequence ATGGAGTACACGAACCTGGGCCGCACCGGCCTGTCGGTCAGCCGCCTCTGCCTCGGCACCATGAACTTCGGCCCGCACACCAGCGAGCCGGACAGCTTCACCGTCATGGATCGTGCGCTGGAGCACGGCATCAACTTCTTCGACACCGCCAACGTGTACGGCGGGAAGGCCGGCGAAGGGGTCACCGAGCAGATCATCGGCCGCTGGATCGCACAGGGCGGCGGCCGGCGGGAGAAGGTGGTCCTGGCCACGAAGGTGTATGGCCGGATGGGCGACTGGCCCAACGAGCGCGGCCTGTCCGCCCGCCACATCGTGCGCTCGGCCGAAGACTCGCTGCGCCGCCTGCAGACCGACTGGATCGACCTCCTCCAGATGCACCACATCTCCCGCGAGACGCCGTGGGAGGAGATCTGGCAGGCGATGCAGACACTGGTCGACCAGGGCAAGGTGCTCTACGTCGGCTCGTCCAACTTCGCAGGGTGGCACCTCGCGCAGGCGCAGGAGACCGCGTCGGCGCGGCACTTCCTCGGGCTGGTCTCCGAGCAGTGCCTCTACAACCTGCTCACCCGGCACGTCGAGCTTGAGCTGGTGCCGGCCGCCCAGCGGTACGGGATCGGCATCATCCCCTGGTCGCCCCTGCACGGCGGCCTGCTCGGCGGGGCGATCCGCAAGATCGCCGAGGGTGGGGCGGCGCGCGCCAAGAGCGGGCGGGCGGCCGACTCGCTGGCCGAGCACCGGGCGACCATCGAGGCGTACGAGAAGCTTGCCGCCGACCTCGGGTACGACCCGGCGAACGTCGCGCTCGCCTGGCTGCTGTCCCGCCCGGGCGTGACCGCGCCGATCATCGGGCCACGCACCGCCGAGCAGCTCGACGCCTCACTCGGCGCGCTCGACGTGGTGCTCACCGACGACGTGCTGACCCAGCTCGACGAGCTCTTCCCGCCGGTGGGCAACGGCGGCCCGGCGCCGGAGGCGTGGGCCTGGTAG
- the thpR gene encoding RNA 2',3'-cyclic phosphodiesterase gives MRLFVAVYPPQQVADDFAACVERLRVSQAMRAGVNTRVAARDNWHVTLAFLGDAPDDRGADAAAAVERAAALAEPFEVRLTGGGRFGRRRFTILWVGLGGEVPALAGLSKGVRRELKRARLDFDPKPLRPHMTVARPGDRVDLAAVDADRAALDAYEGPPWTVAEVVLVRSHPGPKPTYDRLGAWPL, from the coding sequence TTGCGGCTCTTCGTCGCGGTCTACCCGCCGCAGCAGGTGGCTGACGACTTCGCCGCCTGCGTCGAGCGGCTGCGGGTCAGCCAGGCCATGCGCGCCGGCGTCAACACCCGGGTCGCCGCGCGGGACAACTGGCACGTGACGCTGGCGTTCCTCGGCGACGCGCCGGACGACCGCGGGGCGGACGCGGCCGCGGCGGTCGAGCGGGCCGCGGCACTCGCCGAGCCGTTCGAGGTACGGCTCACCGGCGGCGGCCGCTTCGGGCGCCGGCGGTTCACGATCCTCTGGGTCGGGCTCGGCGGCGAGGTGCCGGCGCTGGCCGGGCTGAGCAAAGGGGTGCGGCGCGAGCTGAAGCGGGCCCGCCTCGACTTCGACCCCAAACCGCTGCGCCCGCACATGACCGTCGCCCGGCCCGGCGACCGCGTCGACCTGGCGGCGGTGGATGCCGACCGGGCGGCACTCGACGCGTACGAGGGTCCACCATGGACAGTGGCCGAGGTGGTGCTGGTGCGCAGCCACCCCGGCCCCAAGCCGACCTACGACCGCCTCGGCGCGTGGCCGCTCTGA